One Halobaculum sp. CBA1158 DNA segment encodes these proteins:
- a CDS encoding cobalamin-binding protein, which produces MMTDRVVSLAPSATATLSALGAGDALVGVTHACSVPSGADDPTVVGGWPNPDLDAVAGLEPDAVLTCDALQRETVAACRERGLPVTHAEPTRLVDVFAYVESVGAAVGRSAAGDDLAESCRERVDRVRRAVPDDPEERPVVYAEEWGDPPMAAGNWVPDAVAAAGGRYPFVDAGDRSSAVDGSTVERADPDHAVVHWCGDGAVASPSVFADRDWDVDAAVHVVDDSLLNQPSPRLIDGIERLAGILHGVEVAAEK; this is translated from the coding sequence ATGATGACCGACCGCGTCGTCTCGCTCGCGCCCAGCGCCACCGCGACGCTCTCTGCGCTCGGGGCCGGCGACGCGCTGGTCGGGGTGACTCACGCCTGCTCGGTGCCGTCGGGTGCCGACGATCCGACGGTCGTCGGGGGCTGGCCGAACCCCGACCTCGACGCGGTCGCGGGACTCGAGCCCGACGCCGTGTTGACCTGCGACGCGCTCCAGCGCGAGACCGTCGCGGCGTGTCGCGAGCGCGGCCTCCCCGTGACGCACGCGGAACCGACGCGGCTGGTCGACGTGTTCGCGTACGTCGAGTCGGTCGGCGCGGCCGTCGGCCGGTCGGCGGCCGGCGACGACCTGGCGGAGTCGTGTCGCGAGCGCGTCGACCGGGTGCGCCGCGCGGTGCCGGACGACCCCGAGGAGCGCCCGGTCGTCTACGCCGAGGAGTGGGGGGACCCCCCGATGGCCGCGGGCAACTGGGTGCCCGACGCGGTCGCGGCCGCGGGCGGTCGCTACCCGTTCGTCGACGCCGGCGATCGCTCGAGCGCGGTCGACGGGTCGACCGTCGAGCGCGCGGACCCGGACCACGCTGTCGTCCACTGGTGTGGCGACGGTGCGGTCGCGTCGCCGTCGGTGTTCGCCGACCGCGACTGGGACGTCGACGCCGCCGTCCACGTCGTCGACGACTCCCTGTTGAATCAGCCGAGTCCGCGACTGATCGACGGGATCGAGCGGCTCGCGGGGATCCTCCACGGGGTCGAGGTCGCGGCGGAGAAGTGA
- a CDS encoding helix-turn-helix domain-containing protein, translated as MSASDAEAVREGDAQTDRWERVRDLPPSAKLVAKVLEYEGTLSQSELAEETLLPPRTVRYALSRLEEHDAVDSRFSFTDARKRLYSLSL; from the coding sequence ATGAGCGCATCCGACGCTGAGGCCGTTCGCGAGGGAGACGCACAGACCGACCGGTGGGAACGCGTTCGCGACCTCCCGCCGAGCGCGAAGCTAGTCGCGAAGGTGCTGGAGTACGAGGGCACCCTCAGTCAGAGCGAACTCGCCGAGGAGACGCTGCTCCCGCCGCGGACCGTCCGCTACGCGCTGTCGCGTCTGGAGGAGCACGACGCCGTCGACTCCCGGTTCTCCTTCACCGACGCGCGAAAGCGACTCTACTCGCTGAGCCTGTAA
- a CDS encoding proteasome-activating nucleotidase, with protein sequence MTDTVDDVDLPYEEETSQQEKIEALQERLEVLESQNEEMRDKLLDANAENNKYQQKLERLTHENKKLKQSPLFVATVQELTDDGVVIKQHGNNQEALTEVTDSMREDLDPDDRVAVNNSLSVVKKLEKETDVRARVMQVEHSPDVTYEDIGGLDEQMNEVRETVEMPMKNPDMFTDVGIQPPSGVLLHGPPGTGKTMLAKAVANETDATFIKMAGSELVHKFIGEGAKLVRDLFEVARENEPAVIFIDEIDAIASKRTDSKTSGDAEVQRTMMQLLSEMDGFDERGEIRIIAATNRFDMLDPAILRPGRFDRLIEVPKPEAEGRELIFRIHTRDMNVADDVDFAALAELTDGASGADVKAVCTEAGMFAIREDRTEIRMTDFENAWEKASREEGSDADDSLAFA encoded by the coding sequence ATGACCGACACCGTTGACGACGTCGATCTTCCCTACGAGGAGGAGACGTCGCAGCAGGAGAAGATCGAGGCACTCCAGGAGCGCCTCGAGGTTCTCGAGTCCCAGAACGAGGAGATGCGCGACAAGCTCCTGGACGCGAACGCGGAGAACAACAAGTACCAACAGAAGCTCGAGCGGCTTACCCACGAGAACAAGAAGCTCAAGCAGTCGCCGCTGTTCGTCGCGACGGTCCAGGAACTGACCGACGACGGCGTCGTGATCAAACAGCACGGCAACAATCAGGAGGCGCTGACCGAGGTCACCGACTCGATGCGCGAGGACCTCGACCCCGACGACCGCGTCGCGGTCAACAACTCCCTGTCCGTCGTGAAGAAGCTGGAGAAGGAGACGGACGTGCGCGCCCGAGTCATGCAGGTCGAGCACTCGCCGGACGTGACCTACGAAGACATCGGCGGGCTCGACGAGCAGATGAACGAGGTGCGCGAGACCGTCGAGATGCCGATGAAGAACCCCGACATGTTCACCGACGTCGGCATCCAGCCGCCGAGCGGCGTCCTGCTGCACGGGCCGCCCGGGACGGGCAAGACGATGCTCGCGAAGGCCGTCGCCAACGAGACCGACGCCACCTTCATCAAGATGGCCGGCTCCGAGCTCGTCCACAAGTTCATCGGCGAGGGCGCGAAGCTCGTGCGCGACCTGTTCGAGGTCGCCCGCGAGAACGAGCCCGCCGTCATCTTCATCGACGAGATCGACGCCATCGCCTCCAAGCGGACCGACTCGAAGACCTCCGGCGACGCGGAGGTCCAGCGCACGATGATGCAGCTGCTCTCGGAGATGGACGGCTTCGACGAGCGCGGGGAGATCCGCATCATCGCGGCGACGAACCGCTTCGACATGCTCGACCCCGCGATCTTGCGCCCCGGTCGCTTCGACCGCCTCATCGAGGTGCCCAAGCCGGAGGCCGAGGGTCGGGAGCTGATCTTCCGCATCCACACGCGCGACATGAACGTCGCCGACGACGTGGACTTCGCGGCCCTGGCCGAACTCACCGATGGAGCCTCCGGCGCGGACGTGAAGGCCGTCTGCACCGAGGCCGGGATGTTCGCCATCCGCGAGGACCGCACCGAGATCCGGATGACGGACTTCGAGAATGCCTGGGAGAAGGCCTCCCGGGAGGAGGGAAGCGACGCCGACGACTCGCTCGCGTTCGCCTGA